One Panicum virgatum strain AP13 chromosome 9K, P.virgatum_v5, whole genome shotgun sequence genomic region harbors:
- the LOC120648526 gene encoding protein yippee-like At3g08990: MECGTGTPILELDDAHGNVYRCKRCRTHLALTDDIISKDFYCKDGKAYLFDKVVNVSVGENEDRMMITGMHTVSDIFCVRCRVILGWKYEVAFERTQKYKEGKFILAR, encoded by the exons ATGGAGTGCGGCACGGGCACGCCGATcctcgagctcgacgacgcgcACGGCAACGTCTACCGCTGCAAGCGCTGCCGCACGCACCTAGCCCTCACCGACGACATCATCTCCAAG GATTTCTACTGCAAGGACGGGAAGGCTTACCTCTTCGATAAGGT TGTGAATGTGAGCGTTGGAGAAAACGAAGATCGTATGATGATCACAGGGATGCATACCGTTTCTGACATCTTTTGTGTCCGCTGCCGAGTGATTCTTGGATGGAAATAT GAGGTTGCGTTTGAGAGGACCCAAAAGTACAAGGAAGGGAAGTTTATTCTGGCCAGGTGA